Part of the Janibacter endophyticus genome is shown below.
ACGACACCGTCTCCGACGAGGAGATCACCCAGATCGAGCAGTCCGCCTGCCCGACCTGCGGCTCGTGCTCGGGCATGTTCACCGCCAACTCGATGAACTGCCTCACCGAGGCGCTCGGCCTCTCCCTCCCCGGCAACGGCTCGACCCTGGCCACCGCCGCCGCCCGCCGCGAGCTCTTCCTCGACGCCGGTCGGCTCGTCGTCGACCTCTGCCGCGACTACTACGAGGGCGACGACGACTCGGTGCTGCCGCGCTCCATCGCGACCAAGCCCGCCTTCGCCAACGCGATGCGCCTCGACATCGCCATGGGTGGTTCGACGAACACGATCCTGCACCTCCTCGCGGCCGCCCAGGAGGCCGGAGTCGACTTCGACCAGCACGACATCGACGCGCTCTCGCGCGTCACCCCGTGCCTGGTCAAGGTCGCCCCCAACAGCAGCGACTACTACATGGAGGACGTGCACCGCGCCGGCGGCGTCCCCGCGATCCTCGGTGAGCTGCACCGCGGCGGGATGCTCGACGACGGGGTCCGCTCCGTGCACAGCGCCTCGCTCGCCCAGTGGCTCTCCGACTGGGACATCCGCTCTGGCGCCGCGACCGACAAGGCGATCGAGCTCTTCCACGCCGCACCCGGCGGCGTCCGCACGACGGAGGCCTTCTCCTCGACCAACCGTTGGACCAGCCTCGACACGGACAGCGAGTCGGGCTGCATCCGCTCGGTCGAGCACGCCTTCACCGCCGAAGGGGGACTGGCCGTCCTCACCGGCAACCTCGCCCCGGACGGTTGTATCGTCAAGACCGCCGGCGTGCCCGAGCACCAGTGGTCCTTCAGCGGGCCGGCACGCGTCGCCGAGTCGCAGGACCAGGCCGTCGAGATGATCCTCAGCGGGCAGGTCCAGGCCGGGGACGTCGTCGTCGTCCGCTACGAGGGCCCCAAGGGCGGGCCGGGCATGCAGGAGATGCTCTACCCGACCTCGTACCTCAAGGGCGTCGGCCTCGGCCCGAAGTGCGCGCTCATCACCGACGGCCGCTTCTCCGGCGGCTCCTCCGGCCTGTCCGTCGGCCACGTCTCCCCGGAGGCCGCGTCCGGCGGCCCGATCGGGCTGGTCCGCGACGGCGACGTCATCGAGTTCGACATCCCGGGCCGTCGGGTCAACCTCCTCGTCGACGACGAGGAGCTCGCCCGTCGGCGGGCTGAGCAGGATTCGTTGGGGTGGACCCCGGTCGACCGGGACCGTCCCGTCTCGCAGGCGCTGAAGATCTTCGCCCGCTTCGCGCAGTCGGCCGACAAGGGCGCGTGCCGCAAGGTCGACTGACCCTCTCCCTCGCCCGGGACTCGCACGAGCCTTGGCTCGTGCGAAGGGGGTGGTCCGGTATGCGGGACAGGGTGCCCACATGGCGGACGCGCAACCTAGCATCCCGGCCATGACGACCACCGAGCTCGATATCCCTTCGCCCGCATCGAGGACCGCCTTCGACATCGCCGTCATCGGCGGCGACGGCATCGGCCCCGAGGTCGTCGCCGAGGGGCTCAAGGTGCTCGGTGCGCTCGGCGCCGACGTCGAGATCAGCACGACCGAGTACGACCTCGGCGCGAAGCGCTGGCACGCCACCGGCGAGACCCTCCCGGACTCCGTCGTCGAGGAGCTCCGTGGGCACGACGGGATCCTCCTCGGCGCCATCGGTGACCCGAGCGTCCCGAGCGGCGTCCTCGAGCGGGGCGTGCTGCTGCCGCTGCGCTTCGCCCTCGACCACTACGTCAACCTGCGCCCGGCCAAGCTCTACCCCGGCGTGACGAGCCCGCTCGCCGAGCACGTCACGAGCAAGGGCCTGGACTTCGTCGTCGTCCGCGAGGGCACCGAGGGCCCGTACGTCGGCAACGGCGGCGCGCTGCGCGTCGGCACCGCGCAGGAGATCGCGACCGAGACCTCCGTCAACACCCGCTTCGGTGTCGAGCGTGTCGTCCGCGACGCCTTCGCCCGCGCGCAGGCCCGCCCGCGCAAGCACCTCACCCTCGTCCACAAGCACAACGTCCTCGTCAACGCCGGGCACCTGTGGCGGCGCACCGTCGAGGAGGTCGCGGCCGAGTTCCCCGACGTCGAGACCGCCTACCAGCACGTCGACGCGGCGACGATCTTCCTCGCGACCGACCCGGCGCGCTTCGACGTCATCGTCACCGACAACCTCTTCGGCGACATCATCACCGACATCGCCGCGGCCGTCGCCGGTGGCATCGGGCTCGCCGCGAGCGGCAACATCAACCCCTCAGGTGCGGCGCCGAGCATGTTCGAGCCGGTCCACGGCTCGGCCCCCGACATCGCCGGCCAGGGCAAGGCCGACCCGACCGCCGCGATCCTCTCCGCCTCGATGCTCCTGGCCCACCTGGGGCTGGGCGAGCAGGCCGAGCGGGTCGAGGCGGCCGTCGCGGCCGACCTCCAGGAGCGGGGCGACGTCGTGCGCAGCACCTCGCAGATCGGCGACGCGATCGCCGGCCGCCTCTGAGCGACTCCACCACCCGACGAAGGGGGGAGCCGGCCGCAGAGGCCGGGCGGATTCTCGCGGTGTTAGCAACACCGAGTGGTTTGTCTAGCCGGTGAGTAGATCACGAAGGTGCTCGGCTGGGGTTGCCCAGTCGAGCGTCTTTCGTGGTCTTTGGTTGAGCTCGTGAGCGACGTACTCAAGGTCTTCGGGTGAGTGGACGCTCAGGTCGGTGCTCTTGGGGAAGTACTGGCGCAGGAGCCCGTTGGTGTTCTCGTTGGACCCGCGTTGCCAGGGTGAGGCCGGGTCGCAGAAGTACACGGGCATGTCCGTGGCCATGGTGAACGAGGCGTGCGCGGCCATCTCCGAGCCTTGGTCCCAGGTCAGCGATCCGCGCAGGTGCTGCGGCAGGGTGGCCATGGTCTTGACGAGCTGGTCACGCACGGTGATCGAGTCGTGAGCGCCGGGCAGGTGCAGCAGCATGACGTACCGGGTGGTGCGCTCGACCAGGGTCCCGATCGCCGAGCGGGAGTCCTTGCCGATGATCAGGTCACCTTCCCAGTGGCCGGGCACGGCGCGGTCCTCCACGACCGCTGGGCGGTCGCTGATCATGATCATCGGGTCGACGAACCGCGGCGCACGTACCCCACGGGCCTGGGGCTTGCGCACGGCACGGCCGGTGCGCAGCGCCGCCTGGACCTCGCGTTTGAGGCCGCCGCGGGCCTGGAAGTACAGGGCCTGGTAGATCGTCTCGTGTGACACGCGCATGCTCTCGTCGTCGGGGTGATCGACCTTGAGCCTGTTGCTGATCTGCTCCGGTGACAACTTCCGGGACAGCGCGCCGATCACGTAGTCCCGTAACGGCCCGTAGGCGGCGAGCTTGGACGCTTTGGGTCGGGCCCTGGTCGCCGCGGCCTTGGCATGGGCCTGGTGCGGGAGGTACCGACCCTGCTGGTCGCGGTGCGTCTTCACCTCCCGCCACACCGTCGAGGCCGGCCGGCCGATCAGCGCACCGATCGCCCGGTACGACAGAGCGTTGACCACCCCGTCAGCGATGACCAACCGCTCCTGCAACGACAACACCCGGCCCGTCCCGACGACCTCGTCCACAGCGGCAGGTCTAGCGGGTCGCGCGGCCGGCGCCCTGACGACCCGCCCATCGGGATAGATCGTGCGCCCATGACTCCTTCGGATCCCCCGCACCCAGTAACTCCCCGTCAGGGGAGCAACGCCGACCTGCCGGGCAGCCACGCTGTGATGAACCCCGGCCGCGACCAGGGCGTCGAACTCTGCCCGGGCCACCGGCTTACCCAACGGCTGCGGCTCCGCCGGGAACAACCCCGCCGCCACCAGCAACCTGCGCGCCAAGGAGTGCGAACACCCCGCCACCCGGGACGCCGCACCCACCGACCCCGAGGTCTCGAACTCGGCAACCACCGCAGCCACCAGCTCCGGCGTCACCTCCACCGGGCGCCTACGCCCCTCCGAAACGACCATGGTCCTCGCAACTCCTCAGAACGAGGTGTTGCGAGGACCATGAGAACCGAAGCCGGCTCACCCCCCTTCGCCGTCCTCGGGCAGCCTGGTGCTCCGCCCGAGAAGTCGCACCTCCGCCCGAGGAAGTTCCTCGGGTGAGGGTGCAGCTGGTTCCAAGACCCGATAAACAGGTCCGGCGGGGGCGAGGGCTACCCTGCAACCACCGCATGCCAGAGCCCAGGAGCCGACGATGACGTTGTCCTACACCCGCACCACCAACCCCAGCCCCGTGAGCCCGGCGGAGCGCGAGCAGATCCTCGCCAACCCCGGCTTCGGCACGCACATGACCGACCACATGGTCACCGCGACGTGGCGGGTCGACGAGGGGTGGACCGGTGCCGAGCTGGCCCCCTACGGGGACATCACGATCAGCCCGGCAGCCTCGGTGCTGCACTACGCGCAGGAGATCTTCGAGGGGCTCAAGGCGTACCGCCACGAGGACGGCTCGGTGTGGACCTTCCGCCCCGAGAAGAACGGTGAGCGCCTCATCGCGAGCGCCCGCCGGATGGCCCTGCCAGAGCTGCCGGTCGACGACTTCGTCGAGTCGCTCAAGGTGCTCGTCGAGGCCGACGAGGCGTGGGTCCCCGCCTTCGGCGACGGCGAGAAGAGCCTCTACCTGCGACCCTTCATGTACGGCTCCGCGGCCTTCCTCGGCCTGCGTCCGAGCAGCGAGGTGAAGTACTCGGTCATCGCCAGCCCCGCCGCCTCGATCTTCACCGGCGGCCCGAAGCCGGTCACCCTGTGGGTCGCGGAGAACTTCGCCCGCGCCGGGGCCGGCGGCACCGGCGCCGCGAAGTGCGGCGGCAACTACGCCTCGGCGCTCGCGGGCCAGATCGAGGGCGCGCAGAACGGCTGCGACCAGGCCGTCTTCCTCGACTCCGCGACCCACACCTACGTCGACGAGCTCGGCGGCATGAACGTCTTCTTCGTCATGAAGGACGGCACGCTCGTCACCCCCGAGCTCACCGGCACGATCCTCCCGGGCATCACCCGCATGTCCGTCCTCGAGCTCGCCCACGAGTTCGACCTCACCCCGGTCGAGCGCAAGGTCGAGATCGCGGAGTGGAAGGACGGGGTCGCCAGCGGCGAGATCCTCGAGGTCTTCGCGTGCGGCACCGCGGCGATCATCACCCCGATCGGTGAGCTGCGCTGGGCCGGCGGCGGCAGCGCCCCGTCGACCGCGGGGGAGAGCGGCGGCGAGGTCACCCGCGGCCTGCGCGAGCGGCTGCTGTCGATGCAGCAGGGCCGGAGCGAGGACACCTACGGCTGGATGACCCGGCTGGTGTGACGGGCGAAGGGGTGAGGCCGTCGCCATGGGAGAGGGCAGGGTGAGCGTCCCTCGGCTCCTCGCCACGGACCTCGACGGCACGCTGCTGCGCTCGGACGGCTCCGTCTCGGAGCGCAGCGTCCGGGCGCTGCGCGCGGCCGCGGACGCCGGGATCGAGACGGTTCTCGTCACAGCCCGGCCACCCCGGTGGCTCGACGACCTCGCGCACGTCGTCGGGGCGCGAGGGATCGCCCTGTGCGGCAACGGCGCCTTCCGCTACGACGTGCTGCAGCAGCGGGTCTTCGGCGAGCGCACGATCGAGCCCGATGTCGTCGCGGAGGTGGTGGCCGACCTGCGGTCCGAGCTCCCGGGGACCGGCTTCGCCGCCGAGCGGTCGACGGGGCTCGCCGCGGAGCGGATGTTCGCGGCGATCCACGACCACCCCGAGGACCTCGTGACGACCTCCCGCATCGAGGACCTGCGCGACGCCGCCGCGGGCAAGCTGCTCGCACGCAACCCGCATCTCGACGACGAGGAGTTCCTCACCAGTGCCGCTGAGGTCGTCGGTGACCGCGTCATCCTCGCCTACTCCGGCTCCGGGGGGCTCGCCGAGATGTCCGCCCCGGGGGTGACGAAGGCTGCCGCGCTCGAGGCATGGTGCGCCGAGATCGGCATCGACGCCGCCGAGGTGTGGACCTTCGGCGACATGCCCAACGACCTGCCGATGCTCACCTGGTCGGGCCGCTCCTTCGCCGTCGCGAACGCCCACCCCGAGGTGCAGGCCGTCGTCACCGACCGGACCGGCTCGAACGACGAGGACGGCGTGGCCGCGGCGATCGAGGCGATCCTGCGCTGACCACGATGCGGACGCCCTGCCCAGGCCCCGGGCCGCGGTGGCAGGGTGGCTCACGTGATGCCCGAGATGACCTCCGCCGCTACCGCGACGCTGCTCATTATCTAGGCGCGACGAGCCCCGCTCGTCGCGCAGACCTCCCGTACCCGGGGGGTCTTTCGCTTTGTCGGGCAGAGCAGGGTGCCCGAGACGGCGAAGGGGAGTCCAGGCCCACCCACGGCTCGGCCCCGGCGCGACGAGCGGGTCGCACCACCCCTTCGCACCCCGGTGCCGTCAGGAAGAAGCAGATGAGCACGACGTTCCACGTCTACGACACGACGATGCGCGACGGCGCGCAGCAGGAGGGGATCAACCTCTCTGTCGCGGACAAGCTGACCATCGCCCGGCACCTCGACGACCTCGGCGTCACCCACATCGAAGGGGGATGGCCGGGGGCCAACCCGAACGACACCGAGTTCTTCCGGCGGGCGCAGAGCGAGCTGACGCTGCACAACGCGACGCTCGCTGCCTTCGGCGCCACGCGCAAGGCGGGCGGCTCCGCCGCGACCGACCCCCAGGTCCAGGCGCTCCTCGACTCCGGCGCGTCCGTCATCACGCTCGTCGCGAAGTCGCACCCCGGGCACGTCGAGCGGGCGCTGCGCACGACCCGCGAGGAGAACCTCACGATGATCACCGACACCGTGAGCCACCTCGTCGCCCAGGGCCGAACCGTCGTCGTCGACACCGAGCACTTCTTCGACGGGTACCTCCTCGACCGCGAGTACGCGCTCGCCTGCGTGCAGGCCGCTGTCGACGCCGGTGCGGAGGTCGTAGCGCTGTGCGACACCAACGGGGGGATGCTGCCTGGCCAGGTCCACGCCGCCGTCACAGACGTCATCGCCACGACCGGGGCCCGCGTCGGCATCCACTGCCACAACGACACCGGCTGCGCCGTGGCCAGCACGATGGCGGCGGTCGAGGCCGGCGCCGACCACGTGCAGGGGACGATCAACGGCTACGGCGAGCGCACCGGCAACGCCGACCTCATCACCGTCCTCGCCAACCTCCAGCTCAAGCTCGGCATGGACCTCGTCGAGCCCTACCGGCTGCAGGACGCGACCCGGATCGCGCACGCGATCAGCGAGGTGACGAACTACCCGCCGTTCTCGCGGCAGCCCTACGTCGGCGCGGGAGCCTTCGCGCACAAGGCGGGTCTGCACGCGAGCGCGATCAAGGTCGACCCCGACCTCTACCAGCACATCGAGCCCAAGGACGTCGGCAACGACATGCGGATGCTCGTCTCCGACATGGCGGGCAGGGCCACCGTCGAGCTCAAGAGCCGCGAGTTCGGCGTCGACCTCTCCGGCGACGGTGACGTCCTCGCCAGGGTCCTCGCCCGCGTCAAGAGCCTCGAGCAGCAGGGGTACACCTTCGACGCGGCGGACGCGTCCTTCGAGCTGCTGCTGCGGCGCGAGGTCGACCCGAGCATGCCGGTCTACGCACAGATCGAGTCCTGGCGCGCTATCACTGACGTCCGCGGCGCCGGCGAGGAGGCCCTCTCCGAGGCCACGGTCAAGGTCCATGCCGGTGGCCAGCGGATCGTCGCCACGGGCGAGGGCAACGGACCGGTCAACGCGCTCGACGAGGCGCTGCGCCAGGCGCTGGCCGTCGTCTACCCGGAGATCGGCCAGCTCGAGCTCATCGACTACAAGGTGCGCATCCTCGACGCCGCGCACGGCACCGACGCGATCACCCGCGTGCTCATCGAGACGAGCGACGGGTCGACGTCGTGGACGACCATCGGGGTGGCCGCCAACATCGTCGAGGCCTCGTGGGAGGCACTGCTCGACGGCATCACCTACGGCCTCATGCGAGGGGGCGTCGCCGTCCGCTGACGCGAAGGCTCACCCCTGCTCGACGTGCCCGAAGCGGTGCCGGGTGCGGCTGATCGCCTGCTCGCGCACGAAGGTCAGAAGCTCGCGTCGGCCCGTCGCCAGCACCGGACCGTCGATGACGGTGAGCTCGGTGGGGGAGACCTGGGAGAGCGGCGAAGGGGTGGACCCGACGACCCGGACGCGGCCCGCCGGTCCGGCCTGGGCGGGCGCACCAGCGGCGAAGGAGTCGTCGTCCGCCGTGACGACCTGGACGTGACCGAGGCTGCCCGGCAGGCCGAGGTCGGGGTGCGCCGAGACCAGGACCGGGGTGCGGGTCAGCGTCGCCGCCCCGACGAGCCGGACGACCTCGGCGACCGAGGCGTCGGCGCCGGCACGGATGACGACGCGGGGGACCGGCCGGTAGCGGAAGACGTTCGACTCGACCCGCAGGCCGGCCCGGTCGTGCTCGACCCCGATCTCCTCCGCCCACGCGAGCGCGTCGCTGCGCAGAGCGGCTGCGATCATCTCCCGGTCCTTGTCGGAGACCCGGTCGTCGAGCCGGGTGAGCATCGCCTCCACGGTCCGCTGCACGGCCGGGGCGACGTCCGCCCCCTTCGTCGGCAGGCCGTCAGGGGACCACGTGCCGAGCTGGGCGACGTAGCTCGGGCCGCCGGCCTTGGCTCCGGGGCCGACGTTGGAGGCCTTCCACCCGCCGAAGGACTGACGCTCGACGATCGCGCCGGTGATGTGCCGCTTGACGTAGGCGTTCCCGACCTCGACGTGCTCGGTCCAGTAGTCGATCTCGTCGGCGTCGAGCGAGTGGATGCCGCCGGTCAGTCCGTACTCCGTCGCGTTCTGCAGCTCGATCGCCTCGTCGAGGTCGTCGGCGTGCATGAGACCGAGCACCGGCCCGAAGACCTCGGTGAGGTGGAAGAACGAGCCCGGCAGGACCCCTTCGCGCAGACCCGGCGACCAGAGCCGGCCCGACTCGTCGAGCTGCCGCGGCTCGACGAGCCAGTTCTCGCCGGGCTCGAGGGTCGTCAGGGCGCGGCGCAGCTTGTCGCCCGGCGGCTCGATGAGCGGACCCATGCGGGTCGAGAGGTCGACGGGATAGCCCACCCGGATCGAGCGCACGGCGTCGACGAGCTGGCGGCGGAAGCGCTCCGAGCGGCCGACCGAGCCGACGAGGATCGCGAGCGATGCGGCAGAGCACTTCTGCCCCGCGTGCCCGAACGCTGACTGGACGAGGTCGGCGACCGCGAGGTCGAGGTCGGCCGAAGGGGTGACGACGAGCGCGTTCTTGCCCGAGGTCTCGCCGTAGACGCGCGGCCCGCCGGCCCGGCTACTGCGCCACCCGGCGAAGAGCGCCGCGGTCTCGGAGGCGCCGGTGAGCACGACGGTGTCGATGTCGTCGTGGCTGACGAGGTGCTGGCCGACCTCGTCCTCGTCCGTGCGCACGACCTGGAGGACGTCGTCGGGCACGCCCGCCGCGTAGAGCGCGTCGGCGGCAGCCTCGACGCACCCCGGGGTCTGCGGAGCGGGCTTGATGATGACGGCGGACCCGGCGGCCAGCGCCGCGAGGACTCCGCCGATGGGGATCGCCACGGGGAAGTTCCACGGCGGGGTGACGAGGGTGACCGGCGAAGGGGTGAACCGGGCCCCGTCGGTCATCGGCCCGTCCTCGAGCTCTTCTGCACGGTCGGCGTAGTAGCGCGCGAAGTCGGCGGCCTCGGAGATCTCCGGGTCGGCCTCGGCCGGGGTCTTGCCGGCCTCGGCCGCCATGACGGTGAGCAGCTGCTCACGGCGCCCGTCGAGCTCGCGGGCGGCCTGGCGCAGGATGGCGGCGCGCTCGCTCGCCGGCCGGGCGGCCCAGCCCGCGTGCGCGGCAGCGGCGCGGGCGACGACCTCGTCGACCTCGTCCGTCGAGCCGAGGTGGGGCGAGCGCAGCGCGGGTGGCTCGTCGGCCACGGCCCGGGCGGCCCAGTCGCGGTTGGCCGGCAGCGCCGGGTCGGAGTCGGGCGTGCCGGCGAAGGTCTCGCCGATCTCGGCGCGACCAGCCTCGCGCCGCGGGCCGACCGAGGTCGTCGCGATGTCGGTGATGCTCTGCCGGAAGCGACGCTCCTGCTCGGGCATCGCGGCCGGGTCGCCCTCGGCGAAGAAGGCATGGAGGAAGTTCTCCGGCGTGGCGTTCTCCTCGAGGCGGCGCACGAGGTACGAGACGGCAGCGTCGAAGTCGGCGGGGTCGACGACGGGGGTGTAGAGGATCACGGTGCCTACCGTGTCGCGGACGGCCCGGGCCTGCGCGGGTGACATGCCCTGGAGCATCTCGACGTCGACCGCGGTGGTGACCCCTCGCTGTTCCGCGAGCAGGTGGGCCGCCGCGAGGTCGTAGAGGTTGTGGCTCGCCACACCGATCCGTACTCCCGCGTCGACCGCGTCCGCTCGCAGGGCGCGCTCGACGCAGCGCAGATAGCTCGCGTCGACCTC
Proteins encoded:
- a CDS encoding IS30 family transposase codes for the protein MVAAGVHHSVAARQVGVAPLTGSYWVRGIRRSHGRTIYPDGRVVRAPAARPARPAAVDEVVGTGRVLSLQERLVIADGVVNALSYRAIGALIGRPASTVWREVKTHRDQQGRYLPHQAHAKAAATRARPKASKLAAYGPLRDYVIGALSRKLSPEQISNRLKVDHPDDESMRVSHETIYQALYFQARGGLKREVQAALRTGRAVRKPQARGVRAPRFVDPMIMISDRPAVVEDRAVPGHWEGDLIIGKDSRSAIGTLVERTTRYVMLLHLPGAHDSITVRDQLVKTMATLPQHLRGSLTWDQGSEMAAHASFTMATDMPVYFCDPASPWQRGSNENTNGLLRQYFPKSTDLSVHSPEDLEYVAHELNQRPRKTLDWATPAEHLRDLLTG
- a CDS encoding HAD family hydrolase — its product is MSVPRLLATDLDGTLLRSDGSVSERSVRALRAAADAGIETVLVTARPPRWLDDLAHVVGARGIALCGNGAFRYDVLQQRVFGERTIEPDVVAEVVADLRSELPGTGFAAERSTGLAAERMFAAIHDHPEDLVTTSRIEDLRDAAAGKLLARNPHLDDEEFLTSAAEVVGDRVILAYSGSGGLAEMSAPGVTKAAALEAWCAEIGIDAAEVWTFGDMPNDLPMLTWSGRSFAVANAHPEVQAVVTDRTGSNDEDGVAAAIEAILR
- the cimA gene encoding citramalate synthase → MSTTFHVYDTTMRDGAQQEGINLSVADKLTIARHLDDLGVTHIEGGWPGANPNDTEFFRRAQSELTLHNATLAAFGATRKAGGSAATDPQVQALLDSGASVITLVAKSHPGHVERALRTTREENLTMITDTVSHLVAQGRTVVVDTEHFFDGYLLDREYALACVQAAVDAGAEVVALCDTNGGMLPGQVHAAVTDVIATTGARVGIHCHNDTGCAVASTMAAVEAGADHVQGTINGYGERTGNADLITVLANLQLKLGMDLVEPYRLQDATRIAHAISEVTNYPPFSRQPYVGAGAFAHKAGLHASAIKVDPDLYQHIEPKDVGNDMRMLVSDMAGRATVELKSREFGVDLSGDGDVLARVLARVKSLEQQGYTFDAADASFELLLRREVDPSMPVYAQIESWRAITDVRGAGEEALSEATVKVHAGGQRIVATGEGNGPVNALDEALRQALAVVYPEIGQLELIDYKVRILDAAHGTDAITRVLIETSDGSTSWTTIGVAANIVEASWEALLDGITYGLMRGGVAVR
- the ilvD gene encoding dihydroxy-acid dehydratase, whose product is MPELRSRTTTHGRNMAGARALWRATGMGESDFGKPIVAIANSFTQFVPGHVHLKDMGQLVAGAIQEAGGVGKEFNTIAVDDGIAMGHAGMLYSLPSREVIADAVEYMVQAHCADALVCISNCDKITPGMLLAALRLNIPTVFVSGGPMEAGKAIIGEDGTAATRLDLIDAMIKSVDDTVSDEEITQIEQSACPTCGSCSGMFTANSMNCLTEALGLSLPGNGSTLATAAARRELFLDAGRLVVDLCRDYYEGDDDSVLPRSIATKPAFANAMRLDIAMGGSTNTILHLLAAAQEAGVDFDQHDIDALSRVTPCLVKVAPNSSDYYMEDVHRAGGVPAILGELHRGGMLDDGVRSVHSASLAQWLSDWDIRSGAATDKAIELFHAAPGGVRTTEAFSSTNRWTSLDTDSESGCIRSVEHAFTAEGGLAVLTGNLAPDGCIVKTAGVPEHQWSFSGPARVAESQDQAVEMILSGQVQAGDVVVVRYEGPKGGPGMQEMLYPTSYLKGVGLGPKCALITDGRFSGGSSGLSVGHVSPEAASGGPIGLVRDGDVIEFDIPGRRVNLLVDDEELARRRAEQDSLGWTPVDRDRPVSQALKIFARFAQSADKGACRKVD
- a CDS encoding 3-isopropylmalate dehydrogenase, with the protein product MTTTELDIPSPASRTAFDIAVIGGDGIGPEVVAEGLKVLGALGADVEISTTEYDLGAKRWHATGETLPDSVVEELRGHDGILLGAIGDPSVPSGVLERGVLLPLRFALDHYVNLRPAKLYPGVTSPLAEHVTSKGLDFVVVREGTEGPYVGNGGALRVGTAQEIATETSVNTRFGVERVVRDAFARAQARPRKHLTLVHKHNVLVNAGHLWRRTVEEVAAEFPDVETAYQHVDAATIFLATDPARFDVIVTDNLFGDIITDIAAAVAGGIGLAASGNINPSGAAPSMFEPVHGSAPDIAGQGKADPTAAILSASMLLAHLGLGEQAERVEAAVAADLQERGDVVRSTSQIGDAIAGRL
- a CDS encoding branched-chain amino acid aminotransferase, whose translation is MTLSYTRTTNPSPVSPAEREQILANPGFGTHMTDHMVTATWRVDEGWTGAELAPYGDITISPAASVLHYAQEIFEGLKAYRHEDGSVWTFRPEKNGERLIASARRMALPELPVDDFVESLKVLVEADEAWVPAFGDGEKSLYLRPFMYGSAAFLGLRPSSEVKYSVIASPAASIFTGGPKPVTLWVAENFARAGAGGTGAAKCGGNYASALAGQIEGAQNGCDQAVFLDSATHTYVDELGGMNVFFVMKDGTLVTPELTGTILPGITRMSVLELAHEFDLTPVERKVEIAEWKDGVASGEILEVFACGTAAIITPIGELRWAGGGSAPSTAGESGGEVTRGLRERLLSMQQGRSEDTYGWMTRLV
- a CDS encoding bifunctional proline dehydrogenase/L-glutamate gamma-semialdehyde dehydrogenase gives rise to the protein MTGPTDEATTPDASVTALRPLADDAVALADRWAAATQSGETAREAATTRQLASLLSDPAGLDLAVRFVDRVVRPEDDAVAARELASLSASDASFLGRVDRSLLRAGALAARVAPRLVVPVARARMRQMVGHLLVDSRDPALGRHLAAAREQGFRLNINLLGEAVLGEDEAARRTDRTRRLLERPDVDYVSIKVSSLVSQIVTWDTEGTVTRCLDRLRPLYRVAAEHDHKFVNLDMEEYRDLDLTLEVFERMLSEEEFHRLEAGIVLQAYLPDALPALQRLIGFAQRRQAAGGAGIKVRLVKGANLAMEQVEAELHHWPQAPYETKAEVDASYLRCVERALRADAVDAGVRIGVASHNLYDLAAAHLLAEQRGVTTAVDVEMLQGMSPAQARAVRDTVGTVILYTPVVDPADFDAAVSYLVRRLEENATPENFLHAFFAEGDPAAMPEQERRFRQSITDIATTSVGPRREAGRAEIGETFAGTPDSDPALPANRDWAARAVADEPPALRSPHLGSTDEVDEVVARAAAAHAGWAARPASERAAILRQAARELDGRREQLLTVMAAEAGKTPAEADPEISEAADFARYYADRAEELEDGPMTDGARFTPSPVTLVTPPWNFPVAIPIGGVLAALAAGSAVIIKPAPQTPGCVEAAADALYAAGVPDDVLQVVRTDEDEVGQHLVSHDDIDTVVLTGASETAALFAGWRSSRAGGPRVYGETSGKNALVVTPSADLDLAVADLVQSAFGHAGQKCSAASLAILVGSVGRSERFRRQLVDAVRSIRVGYPVDLSTRMGPLIEPPGDKLRRALTTLEPGENWLVEPRQLDESGRLWSPGLREGVLPGSFFHLTEVFGPVLGLMHADDLDEAIELQNATEYGLTGGIHSLDADEIDYWTEHVEVGNAYVKRHITGAIVERQSFGGWKASNVGPGAKAGGPSYVAQLGTWSPDGLPTKGADVAPAVQRTVEAMLTRLDDRVSDKDREMIAAALRSDALAWAEEIGVEHDRAGLRVESNVFRYRPVPRVVIRAGADASVAEVVRLVGAATLTRTPVLVSAHPDLGLPGSLGHVQVVTADDDSFAAGAPAQAGPAGRVRVVGSTPSPLSQVSPTELTVIDGPVLATGRRELLTFVREQAISRTRHRFGHVEQG